In the Chryseobacterium sp. MYb264 genome, one interval contains:
- a CDS encoding aminotransferase class I/II-fold pyridoxal phosphate-dependent enzyme, with product MSIDFTTATFRDFENIKDFNIAQRAEIFYEFLNFMKSNGHMNYRLQNTTGTNSVVNVDIENEKRDYVSFVSSDYLGFTQHPKTKKAAIEGIEKYGTGTGATPLIGGYFNYHNALEARIAAFFGRQQDEAAIFTTGYTANSATLQALMQKEDLAILDMAVHASVHEGCAYTNTKTFPHNNLEALEHILKISEDKFRTKLVIVDGVYSQDGDTSHIKEIYALVKKYNAFLMVDDVHGVGILGKTGRGTLEDTDLLDKVDIITGTFSKTFGSLGGYVIADKKIASILRFQSRQQIFSATAPPSSLGIIKAIDLIDEEPEWREKLWWNINYFKKGLNDLGLDTGITCSAIVPVKIGDPHVTGDVGRLLIERGVYTNPILYPAVPRKDARIRMSVTARHEKEHLDKTLNAFEDINNKLHIAKK from the coding sequence ATGAGTATTGACTTTACAACGGCAACCTTTAGAGATTTTGAAAACATTAAGGATTTCAATATCGCACAGAGAGCAGAGATTTTTTATGAATTTTTAAATTTTATGAAATCTAACGGGCACATGAATTACAGATTACAGAATACCACGGGTACCAACTCTGTAGTGAATGTAGACATTGAAAATGAGAAAAGAGATTATGTAAGTTTTGTTTCCAGCGATTATCTGGGTTTTACCCAGCATCCTAAAACAAAGAAGGCGGCGATTGAGGGTATTGAAAAATATGGAACGGGAACGGGAGCAACTCCCCTGATCGGAGGATATTTTAATTACCATAATGCATTAGAGGCCAGAATTGCTGCCTTTTTTGGAAGACAGCAGGATGAAGCTGCGATCTTCACGACTGGATATACTGCCAACAGTGCCACTTTACAGGCGCTTATGCAGAAAGAGGATTTAGCTATTTTGGATATGGCAGTGCACGCCAGTGTACATGAAGGTTGTGCCTATACCAATACAAAAACATTTCCTCATAACAATTTAGAGGCTTTGGAACATATTCTGAAAATCTCGGAAGATAAATTCCGGACCAAGTTGGTCATTGTAGACGGAGTATACTCCCAGGATGGTGACACTTCTCATATCAAAGAAATTTATGCATTGGTTAAAAAGTACAATGCATTCCTGATGGTTGACGATGTACACGGGGTAGGAATATTGGGGAAGACCGGAAGAGGAACTCTTGAGGATACCGACCTGTTGGATAAAGTGGATATTATTACAGGTACCTTCAGTAAAACCTTCGGTAGCCTTGGGGGATATGTCATTGCGGATAAAAAAATTGCTTCTATTCTGAGATTTCAGTCAAGACAGCAAATTTTTTCTGCGACCGCTCCTCCTTCGTCATTGGGAATTATTAAAGCGATTGATCTTATTGATGAAGAGCCTGAATGGAGAGAGAAACTTTGGTGGAATATCAACTATTTCAAAAAAGGGCTGAACGATCTTGGGTTAGATACCGGAATCACCTGTTCCGCCATTGTTCCGGTAAAAATTGGAGATCCCCATGTAACAGGAGATGTCGGAAGACTACTTATTGAAAGAGGAGTGTACACAAATCCAATTTTATATCCGGCCGTACCGAGAAAAGATGCAAGGATCAGAATGAGTGTTACAGCCAGACATGAGAAAGAACATCTTGATAAAACGCTTAATGCGTTTGAAGATATCAATAATAAATTGCATATTGCAAAAAAATAA
- a CDS encoding LysR substrate-binding domain-containing protein gives MELRQIRYFLKAKELLNFTEAAAHLFISQSTLSQQIKQLEEELGILLFNRIGKRIILTEAGEIFSRYAEKSLLKSQEGLLAMQDLKEVKSGELNIGVTYGMRTTMITALIEFSKEYPGVRVNIVFGTTSELMDQLHHVQLDFILTFAEGNRVELFNYVPLFTSPMTVVVSKDSNWAKKKTISLKEIIDLPLAMPTKGYSTTKNMMQAFAENKLQPKILIEINDIPTLLELVKSGNWCSILAETTVREKDDLVTIPIQARNMIRTAMVISLKDAYEKKAMTLFYDCLHVKISGKI, from the coding sequence ATGGAGTTAAGACAGATCCGTTATTTCCTGAAAGCAAAAGAGCTTCTGAATTTTACGGAAGCAGCGGCTCATTTATTTATAAGTCAAAGTACGCTTTCGCAGCAGATAAAGCAGTTGGAAGAAGAATTGGGGATTTTATTGTTCAACAGAATAGGAAAACGGATTATTTTAACAGAAGCCGGAGAAATATTCTCCAGATATGCAGAAAAAAGTCTCTTAAAATCTCAGGAAGGATTGCTGGCAATGCAGGATTTAAAGGAAGTAAAAAGCGGCGAACTCAATATCGGTGTTACGTACGGAATGCGGACTACCATGATCACGGCCTTAATAGAATTTTCAAAAGAATATCCCGGAGTGCGGGTGAATATTGTCTTTGGAACGACCTCCGAATTAATGGATCAGCTGCATCATGTACAACTCGATTTTATCCTCACTTTTGCGGAGGGAAATAGAGTAGAGCTTTTTAATTATGTTCCGCTATTCACTTCCCCTATGACAGTGGTGGTTTCTAAGGATTCAAATTGGGCAAAAAAGAAAACGATAAGTTTAAAAGAAATTATTGACCTTCCCTTGGCAATGCCCACAAAAGGCTACAGCACCACAAAAAATATGATGCAGGCTTTTGCAGAAAATAAGCTTCAGCCTAAGATTTTAATAGAGATCAATGATATTCCCACTCTGCTGGAATTGGTGAAAAGTGGGAACTGGTGTTCCATTCTAGCCGAAACTACAGTGAGGGAAAAAGATGATTTGGTGACTATCCCCATTCAGGCAAGAAATATGATCCGTACAGCCATGGTAATTTCATTAAAAGATGCATATGAGAAAAAAGCAATGACCTTATTTTATGATTGCCTTCATGTTAAAATCTCCGGGAAAATTTAA